From Manihot esculenta cultivar AM560-2 chromosome 18, M.esculenta_v8, whole genome shotgun sequence:
GGGTAGTTTTTGGAgttgtaaaagttatatttggtccctcatttaagtccatctgtgtaggattggattTGGGAGACCATAGAGGTCAACAGTGAGTCGATCGTTTCAAAGTTAGGCGTgtgtcagccaaaggtgagtagaactaaactgaactattattttaaagaaatcaaatgttttaagcatgcccatgcatcacgaataccatgtataTATTATAAGGAAatccagagattactgcaactcAAAATTACACAGCGAAAAAAAATCTTTGTTTCCCTTTTCAGGATCCGAGtacttcgtttaattcaaaaggaaggataagagactaaccttttAGACTTGACAAAAAGAGACTGTTccagactgatggtgctgcttttgaaatgaacaccctcaaatggtatccacacgaacattttcgtctggagtgctagctctctcaacggATGGATTAATTAATGTGCTCTCCAATTTGCAACCTAGAAAAAGGATCACACAAAAAACTTTACTCCTGCAATTCAAAggtcttttattcatttttcagCCTTTTGGTttttccacacttcttttcttaaaagagttgtgttcataaccaactatcacaatatcGCAGATACTCATATATCTATGTGATAAGtccttttcaaaagaaaatgaaaaatcatTTATCTGTTACAGTTAGAggtagactgcagatcttttaaatattattatcttataataataaatcattaatattattaataataacatctttattattattaattatactaacagGCTCTTAGTCCATTAATAAAACATAATACATCAACGACGTTATTTTGTGTGTGACTCagtaggctcacattaattggcaataggcccagtcctacaaggtccataaatcataagtggcctctggcaagacattatgattatccaattaatatgaggatcgatagtctgataaaaactaataaacagaacatgtattaatcccttggtcacacgatatctagtttgaacataagtcatggtcaatatcaaacttataacgttcaaacttatgatttctcgatctctaagtagacttaTAAAACTAAATGACattgatcacattatcaatttatttgagaTGAGCATGCATTTTTCAGTCTCACTTATTGAGGGGCTTCGAAGATATCTCTCTTAAAGAGAGGaataaattctatcttgattgttcaatatcctttacataatttctattacgttcaatcataacttttatgattattcgattaaagacaatatttggttatgtcaaaacataacagttcttatattggaaactatgacaatctcaaatcaaaggattaaaacataactatcttgagattcacttatgacaataacacatgtagtgatctcaatacgagtccatccaatactttattctctaacaagtatctaggagtattgatttatatcaacatacacataatcatctcataattatcaatcaataatcatactagccatattttattattatcatcataataataagtaaccagggatgttaatcattattatgtaacatgcaaacaaataataatgatataaaatctcttttattaataaacaaaatgacatacaaaaaggtccaagataatagcttagggcaaatacactaacatatATATGATTAGGTAgccttgcattagaattcacaaatatgatgcattgtataatttattgttgttgtggatggatgttggatgacctagtagccctcgagtatgttatgatatgttatgatggatatggaagtccaggtcgagacccattctactcccttggcactatggatatattatgctatgtttaagagaaagtcttaAGGAGCACCTGTTGTGAGCCGAGCACTATTAGAATTTATAGAaagttactggtgacaagttcatcttgatgtgaattgtttgtgctatgatgcattcaTACGAccatatgttttattaaactgcttttgtttatgtttttgcTTGCTAACCTCTTGTACCTTATCTctttcccctaactccaggtttgtaggatcagagttagcttggGAGGTCGGCAGAGTTATTGGTATAGTcctgttgtaatagtatagttgtggatatATATTAAATTGTGGATTATAATTATGCTTTGTCTGAGTTTCCTTTTATAATTCCTTTTTTATGATCTTTTATataatagttttaaattttaagctatgttgaaccaaacttgagacATGTAATGTTGactatactagagcatttgatgatggcTCTAgcatgggttttatgttttttagtCATGGTACATACGTATGTCGAGTTTCGGTTCTtgagatgaaaatatttttatatattttatatgcctgtgtaatcatgtatgggattatatcaagtgtaataggatgtatagtaggcttgttaTTAGCTCCGGTGATCTTAAGTCAATTTGAACCCTAGTGCCAGTGGCGGTTTGATTTTCGAGTTGTTACAGCTACAGGCTACTCTCGAGCAGTATAAGGTTCAGAAGAAGGCCTTATTTATGGCTCCTAGAGTAAGGGAGGATGCTTCTATTGATACCCCAAAGACTTGGACAGAAGCAATCTAATCGCAGTCTAAAAGGAAGACCAAATTGGAGGATGAAGAGTCATCGAACGAGGCTTTAAGGAATGTTGACTAAAAGCTGGTTCGGGCCATACAAAGGTACTTGAAAGAGTAGGAGGAGGACTATGGCGTGGATGATGCCTCGCCCCTATCAGAAGAAATCTTAGCAGAAAATTTCCCAACCAAGTTTAAACTGCTAAGTTTGGAGAAATATAATGGAATAGCAGATCCCAGAAGGACAACTATgcagcttcaagatgtcaacAACTTAGTGTTGTGCCGAGTGTTTTCATTAACACTCATAGGTTTGGCTCGAAAATGATACCAACAAATGAGCCCAGATTTAATTCAGAACTTTACACAATTTGCTACGTTATTTAAATTCAGGTTTATTACTTGTtacctcctaaaaagctctACTTTGACTTGTAGAAGACCCACTAAGGAGAAGGCAAGTCTCTAAGGAGTTTTATCTAATGATTTAATGCTGAAGCAATACAGGtggaggaattaaatcatgagatagtatGTAAAGTATTGAAGAAAAGAACATGCAacgtcaagttcatggattccctAATCAAGAATCCAGCTGTTACATACCATTAGCTAATGGACAAAATTAGACTGGATAACCAAGTCCAAGCGTTGAGAGAGGAAAAAAGAACGAGTTAAAAGTAAGACCAAAAGCTAGAGAGGCGAGAATATGAATAAGACCATAGAAGTTACCCAGTCTCCCAAAGAAGGgatgaccaaagtaagtataagaattatattcCATTGAATGCCTCACGAACACGTATTCTAATGCAGATTAAGAAAAACAACAAGGAGGTCAAgtggcctcccaagctcaacccTGAGAGAGCCAAAAGGCAAGACAGGACCAAATACTGCTGCTTTCATGAAGATCATGAAGGAGTGCCAGAAACTAAAAGACGAGATCGAAAGGTTAATAAGGGACGACATACTTCGAAAGTTTGGCAGAAAGAGTAGGGAAGAGGATGCCTAAATCCGAGGCAATAACTCACGTAACCACCCTTGACAGTGAACCTATAGGGgttatttgtaacgacccgaaaaccggaccgctaccggcgctaggatccagatcggcttaaggccgccgggacccatagcaagcctaacatacctcctgtacctgttaaatcccatacatgatcaaacatatacataaaactttaaactttttctttcatttaccaagcttaacccgtGCAAACacatactcataaacataaaaccccacactggagccctcatcaaatgctccaatggggtaacatatcatacattaagcttggtttacataaacatcattaaaacattacataaatcatgtaaaaaggggattaactatacatgctagggtcaagcacaatactaaacttcAATATACATCGTtacacaatactttacattacattacattgtctatcatgtccacaactaatctattacatacataaattTCTAATCCtggtgacttcctggtctagcccgcacctgcaaacctgggggttaagggaaaggggtgagctacaagagcccaatgagtagaatagtaaaacattatattaaaattcatgctttcatgaaatgcatcacatcacacaCAAAttacattaaggatgaacttgccaccaatagccctctacatatccaatagtgccagaatgtagaatgggtcttggtctttcccttacataacatatcataacattccaatatgccagggacgtagaatgggtcttcctggactttctcttacatagtgccaaggacgtagaatgagtcttcctggactttcataccgtatcgtcatcatatcatatcataccatacgagggctaatggatcatccaaagttcatccacatcaacatcatattatgcaatgcaacatattcgtgaattctaatgcaaacaacctaatatatatctcatggtattcgtgatgcatgaacatgctcaaaatttatttatttactttgcaatataaagagtcattctactcacctcaggctagctctgaaaagactctgaagcagctatctcactgctggggttcttggttcctcgggtccgaacctacacaggtggactcaaatgagggaccaaacatacatgaacatgactctaaacaactccccaaaaaccccctaaaacatcacaaagcaatcatagaaatcatgcaaaggaaggctgaacagggcactttcggcggccgaaagtccctctagagccgaaactcagccactttcgacggcaccttcggcggccgaaagtcccttctagagacgaaactcatgcatgttcggcggcaccttcggtggccgaaactcccctccagagccgaaagtccaactttcggggacaaggttcggcagccaaaagcttgcctccacaggcaggttcggtggccgaaagtccttcagctgccgaacctgagttcttccaaagtggcagaactcagcctccacatgcacattttgcctcccaaaaccttcaaacatgcattttgctattctacaacatgcatacacaagcaaataagcatataggggtcttacACTATCCTAAACcgcaacaacaacacaaagcatATACACATTACAcattgacagaacggttgtcgaggccggtcaaaaataatacaattcaattatcaacaatataaatactgtagatagtggtgaaaggatcgaatccacagggaattgatacttacttatctttcttgtcaagaccaaacaaacaaactgaaaataaaaataaagtgcaagtaaagtaaaaaggggggttttgagattggtttgattaaactaatgatgaaagcaataaagaaaagcaaataataaaataaagagaaaacaaatatgagaaaagctctagttgaagattcagattcactttagttgatgggattgatcattgactcatatattCCTTtgcttgattcaataaattggccatggagattgaagaagcttctcacatccattatctctcttttagataaatcaattagggaaagtcctccaattaattactaattaacaattgtcaaagaacgtctttgagcctcaGGCCTTTTAcaaaagtcaatcgcataaagaaatagagagaaccaattctagtcacccacatgcatggagataacactagatcatgcaattccttggcttttacaccaagtgttcttatgtttgagcaatccaagcaattacggacttaagattatccaaactaacaatatattaccttgcaatcaagaatcagtgtagatccaaacaacaaagcaataatatcataaagcatgaaatacatgaatattgaaaagcaaaaggtaaaacaatgaatgtccaagtctctcaatccaaattacaactaaagcttcacttgttcttcaactagaaaaaaggtttcagccactcatggctgaaacaaaaactaaaaataaagaaaggaagaaaaagagaagatgtcacttgcaatcccgtaggtgtctcccagggggagtgtaaagaccctgtagaggcttcttatgtggctttttatagttgaaaagtgttgccctaggtcatacttactgcccaagaggtattttctgcccaagatgtgtctgaaaaggaaagaatcgcgcttttcggcttcagaaggaaggctgcgcgaaaatgcactgcgaaaggaagttgatgcgcgcggtttggtctcagaaagggaaggaggcgcagattgtgcttcctaaataagtttagatgctgaccttgcttcctaattagtgtagaggctgcccaagttgctgcccaaactcaacttgctgcccaagttgttgcagaagaggaaagaatcgtagtgcatgcacttcagaaggcaggtgcgcgcagatggctttcagaataggaaaggagcgtaccttgtgtctgaaaaggaaggaagagcgatccaaggatgccaatagaggaagaaaagtcgtggcttgctctgcaggagagaggcatgcgcgcggatagcactgaaagggaaggaggcgcgcggatcaggctttgcagaagaggtaggcgcgcggacagcactgtataggaaatatttgctgtccaaacttcctatttagatggatcctctattgaattatgaatctggactgtatgaaggccaagtgcatagagatctccttcctgaatagggagtggcgtgcagattgtgttgcaagaggcaagtggtgcgcagtcattgaatgcagaagggaaagtggatctgccaagtctttcctttttaggtggagccttcgtttgaattttaaacgttgaacgcagaagaggcaagtgtgccttcatgagatctcgctgcctaaattggaagatatgactgctgcagtatgtgcacatctttgaataaggaaagaaatatctgcgatttgaattttaaataatcctctgaccgagctttccttatttgcttttgcctctgcactttcctcatttgaagactttccttttctgaaaacttgccttatttgaagactttcctttcttggcacacgttctaaacaaggcaggaaggattctgcagttcgaatttcggacagtttgctggctgcgctctttgactctttccttgtttggcactttccatatatgaaactttccttatttggaactttccatatttggcactttttggcagttttaaccacattttctccagaatgtcttttcacacctagtttctgtagaacatgaacaaaacaaccaaattaggcagaaactgtgcaaataaacatcattaagatcatgataatatggcctaaaatgcgctctgtcaaatacccccacacctaaccttttgcttgtcctcaagcaaacaaacacagttgaacaaactctcttcacttagatcctttatgtctacttaagctcttactctagacccctattttgaatcaatgcaataaagaatgtatgcatcaaggttacttacctctttccttgttttcctttacttaccatggttaggattggttttcctcaagagagagatcatacatgcattagTTCTTGTTCATTCAAAGACTTAATCTAGCTTTCAGGGTGCACTACAACATATTACATCTCTAGTTACGATACGTagctacaaaaaaaattattgtggctaatatatttattttattacggctaaaaacctattgtggctaatttaaactatttagtaacaaaaatgcaacaattataactaatatgtattttttgttttattttatatataatgtaacTATTTGTTGACTATTTGCCACAATTAATTTTAGCTACAAAGTAATATCATAGCTAATAGATATAAtagctataaatttaatttttttgtaacaaTTACTACCATTATAGTCACAACACATTAATATTATAGATAATACTTTTAATAGCCACGAAACTAATATGAttgtagtaataattattttattagctacaatttattagtcattacaaaaaatttgtggcagaaacataaaaatattagtcatgtaATTATGTTTGTCATAACTATTACTAAATCATTAGCCACAATATCGTAGCTAAATGAATTATATGAGTACTATGATActttagttataattatcaaAGAGTCATTGAATTAGCTATCAAATTAGCCACAATTATATAACTATGATAGAATACTATAACTAATGAAATAATTTGGAGAATTACTCTGAGGTCCTCTAAGTATTATATATTGGTTTATCAAGTTCAAAAAATATGCTTAGAGgttctaaaaaatttcatataatatgtttttttttatctctcaaTCAATTTTTCTCCTATTGTCCATTTGTTTAGATAGAAAAGTTattgagaattattttctaacttaaaaagttacatattaatgaatcaattttagttataattatcaattttagttttattttaattgaaaatttgaataaataatttctaatagataacaagtttgtttataatatataagtataatactttggggtaaaaaaagtattgttatttattttacacccatcatttcttttttaatgtttagacactgtcgtttattttgcacccgattgtttctttttttattgttcttgtctttaaactaattaaagtgaataattaaagttttattttaattgaatatttgaataaatgattactaataaataacaagtttgtttataatgtataagtataatattttggggtatgaaaggcactgtcgtttatatTGTGTGttccatctttttttttaatgttcttgactttaaactaatttaagtaaagaattaaagttttattttaattgaatatttgaataaatgattactaatgattaacaatataatattttggggtaagaaatgcACTGCTGTTTATTGTGCGCCacgttatttcttttttaatgttattgactttaaactaattaaagtgaacaattaaagttttattttaaatgaatatttgaataaataattactaataattattatattttgtttataatgtataagtataatattttagggtaagcaagtcactgtcatttattttggcccccattgtttcttttttaatgttcttgactttaaactaattaaagtgaaccattaaagttttattttaattgaatatttgaataaatgattactaataaataacaattttgtttataatgtatgagtataacattttggagtaagaaagacactatagtttattttgcgtcccatctttttttttttaatgttcttgactttaaattaatttaagtaaagaattaaagttttattttaatttccagAAAtcgttttttttatatagtaccGCTTTCTTCTAGGAATCAGTTTGAGAACCGGTACTACACACCCTTAGTAACATGAACTTTACACTACCATATGCTTAAAGGTGAGCATTTTATAACCATCACCATGACCAATTAGCAAATTTGGAAATTAtggtaattgaaatttttttacagAATTACTAATTACTAAACATAATTACTAATCGGTAACCAAAAAACCAAAATTCTTTATccacaatatataaattaaatttataccaaAATTATTCCAAATTTTTAACCAACGATTTAACACTTTTAGGGTCTTATTCCATCAAAAAACACAATTATGCCAAATTTggcacatttaaaatttttttttttacatacttgaattttttttttacctacatatttgtattttgcgtataaattaattttaaagttttttttttgaaaataaatttattttgatgttaaaaataCAGCTCTACGAAGGTGTggtcatgattttttttcttttaaaaaaaaattcatagcgTTGATTTTGAATCTGCTTaagcaaattaaaattattttattttgcttatttaattaaaaatataaaatattttaattacaaaaaaataaaaataaataatattatattaattaataaagggaACCCTATCAATTAGTGGCGGCAATATAATGATAAGCTTTTTGGCTTGGGGGGaatgaaaaccttaaaattaaaaattccctCCTTACAGCCGCTACTGATTCATTCTCACTCATGATTCATTCAGTTTTCAATTTCTGTCCACTATCAAAAGGAGAAGCTACCACTATCAAATCCAATCAGGTatgtttaaaattacaaaagccttaaaattaatgtttcatTGTAATTGTTCTAGGTTAAACACGTGAAAGGCATCTGATATTTACTTTTCATTCGTTTTTCATCTGTTAAAAAGCTTTGATtcactatttttatattaatttatcctctatgtgtaatattcaattttttccatgaagcagaagcaaacaaCATGGCTCGACGATGCAAGTTGCGGAAAGGGAATTCCATCAATATTAACTTAGAAAATGAGACTGAAAATAATGTTAACCAGAACTTTCAAGAAACTCAAGAGTTATACCAAAATCAGGCTTCAAATTTTCaaggtaaataatatttatgtgatttataaattttaagttgttttcataaataattatatggctaacttcaattttttttttagggaaTACTAGTCAGAAGACAATGAGGTATCATTATGAAggtcattttatattttcaccaAATAGAATATATGAAAATGGTAGGTTCATGGAGAAACctaattttgatgttgatttcaTCTCATTTTTTGATATATTGGATGACTTGAAAAAGGATTGTGGATTTGATGTTATAAAaggagataaattttattacttgaagGCTGATAAATCTCTTAGTGATCTTGATGCATTGATAGAGGTTAAAGATGATACAGATGTGAAAAATATGATGGATAGTTATAAGAAGTTCCTTTCGAAACCCATTGATATATACACTCTATTTCGAGATTATGATATTTTACCAAATGGACTTGGTGACGAGCTACCCGCAGTTACTGTTGATCACACTTCTAATCAACTTCAAAATCCAAATGCAACTGCAGCAACAGgtttactcatttaattttatttaaacaattgatTATGTTTACTTGTTCTATGTACAGAAATTCTTgttattatatgattattgttttacttttattttgaaataggttccaatataattaaaag
This genomic window contains:
- the LOC122722487 gene encoding uncharacterized protein LOC122722487, with amino-acid sequence MARRCKLRKGNSININLENETENNVNQNFQETQELYQNQASNFQGNTSQKTMRYHYEGHFIFSPNRIYENGRFMEKPNFDVDFISFFDILDDLKKDCGFDVIKGDKFYYLKADKSLSDLDALIEVKDDTDVKNMMDSYKKFLSKPIDIYTLFRDYDILPNGLGDELPAVTVDHTSNQLQNPNATAATGSNIIKRKTRGPTRCLKITQLENGQKLPVEFDEDDQAIGDNATAFVWFLGQIIRSVSCCPLQVKQWNKITDDKLDLMWSTILVRKFILNYIHYKMIIIFLVLLSIIIFISYFFAKRKVHF